The window CATCTATATCTAAGTATACACGGCCCACGGGAGAAATTTTTCCAAGAGAAATGTCACTTCGATAACCTCAACGCGAAGGGAGTTTTTTCTTCCTCCTCAGAACGTACGTGACTGTCGTGCTTCAGGCTGGCAGCAGTTTTCTCCGAATCGCGATTAAGAGCGCTCCGGGTTACCCGTTAGCTGCTCTCTTTGCCGGGGATCCAGGAGTGCTTCATTTCCTGGTCGGCTGAGGGCGCTGTGCAGGGCTGAGGTCTCAAGAGATGCGGGTGAAAGGAGAGTGATATGAAATAATAGGCAAATCAGCTTTAGATACAAACTGTAAATCGGTTATTGCAGTATAATGAGACTCTGTTGTTGTAAGAGTACCATAAGCGAAAACGCAAGACTGTGAATGCGCCGTTTAGTAATAGCGACCGCACAGCTCAACATTCACCGACCGACGGTGTTGATATATGTTGGGCTCTTCGGATTTACGAGGCGAAGCCTATCGTAAATTTGTTTTCGGAACTACCGCTGATCTCAATTCTGCATGTAGAAAAGTTGCTCCATCGATTTTGTCGCAAAGAATTTGAGAACGGCCTGGAATAGAAATGATGTAAAAACGCTTGGAcgattaaaaatgcaaatgattCCACTTCTTCTGCCTTTATCCTTTTCTTAACTGGGTCAGCGAATCATTTATCTAATAAAATGGAACTGACAATGTGGAAATGTACACCGGCGGACACATCAATTAAAGTGCGTGCGCAAGGTTGAGATTTTGATTGGAATTGTGATTAAAAGTAAAAGAGATACAACATTAAAGCAACGTGACATACGAGTCGACCTATTAACGGGGTATTTGTCAAAATCTCTGAGAGAGCAGACATACGTGCAAGTGTAACTGACAGTAGAGGAAAATGATTACCAAGTTttgaattaatattttaaatattacatGTTAAAACGTGACAGACTGCACGAGTGCACATTATATTAAATCATTCTACATGTACGTTCAATTGCCGTCTACTATCAATTCTCCAGCTTCTCTGTAATATTGTGAATTCTAAGGATATTCTTATTTTTGCCTTTCTGTTGCATTCGGTGTATTTCTGTTAAATATGTCCTATGTATGTGGCTGATTTTTCATATAATTTTAACCTAATGACGATATGATGTGAAAAcattcacaatatatatatatatatatatatatatatatatatatatatatcaatgtaTTGAGCGCTCTTCGGTAttttatgaatcattgaacTTGGCGAACTATTCACACGATTAATTGtttttactctctctctctctctctctctctctctctctctctctctctctctctctctctctctctctctctctctctctctctctcacgacATAGAAAAGGCTATTGAGATTTGTTTCAACGTACACACAGTAATTGAGCAATTCCCTCCCTATTCTGGTGCGTAAAACTCAACGGCTTTATGGCCACTGTTTTGAAATGCCAACAATTTGGGGTGTTTAGCCGGCGTTGGCCAATCAGACTGGAGCGATTAGGCACGCGGTGTTTATCTCGAATAGTGAATGATCGCCCATGCTCTTAGAGGCCTGTCAATCTGCCAATTGAATGTCAATTTGTACATTGCTTATCGCTGCTGAATACTACACATTGTTGAAATCTATTACCACCCCCTGCGTGCATCATGAAACTTACATAGTGTACATTTCTTGGAGTTCATCATTTCGACGTGCACGAGCGTTCACCGAAGATACAAGCTATAAAATCGTCTTTGTTTCTGCCTGGCTAGAACTTTCTGCAgcgtttttttaaaaatcgtgtgGTTTATtgtgcacacacacactcttCTGGTCACATTTGCGTGCATACAGCAAGTGTCACATTATTTGCGCGCATCAGTTCTGGTTGCCCAGTGCAAAGATGATGCACTCCTCGCAAACTTCGCTCACGCCTTTCTCAATCAAAGACATTCTGACGAAAGAAGTTTCCACGGCCGTGGATATCTATTCCCCGACCCAGCCGCAGCACCTCCGACGTCCGTTACACAGTCACCGGCAACTACAACAGCGGCCACTGCCACCGGTGTCTCCGTCTACCAGCCCCGCATGGAGCGCAGAAGCATGTCAACTCGACGAGGTGACTGGTCAACCGCCGGTGACGACGCCGCCGCCCGCGACACGTGGCCTAACACCGTCCGGCTGTCCGACGTCGGACAGCGGAGAATCTGACAACGACAGCTTGCCGGAAGGCGAACTTGAAGAAGTCATTGATCCTACACTGCGACTCGAAGGAAAAATTGAAGACAGTTCAAACACACTTGAAGGTAGGCCAAGAGTTAGAGATATACTCTGACATTTTTTTCGTCACTAGTTTTAAAGCTGACAGATATTAGTGATGGACATACTTCCTTTAAAGCACGTTTTTAAGATCTGGTTTTCTACTGGTCTTTATGTCCTTCTCCGTTTCGTGCTTACAGCACGTTTTCAGGATACCGTAAATCTAAAATGCACTCATTCAGgtcatataataatatatattttattcttttttcccaTACAGACAACGATCAAAGTGCCACCCAGAAGCAAGATGATCAACAGCAGCCCACGTCGTCCTCCTCCTCGTCCAAACAGCGCAAGAAGCGGTCGCGAGCAGCATTTTCCCATGCCCAAGTCTTTGAACTCGAAAGGCGTTTCAATCACCAGCGCTACCTGTCGGGTCCCGAGAGGGCCGACCTGGCAGCCGCTCTGAAACTCACGGAACAGCAGGTGAAAATCTGGTTCCAGAACCGCCGTTACAAGACGAAAAGGCGACAGCTCCAAGCTGCTGCAGAACTCTCAGCGCCTCTTGCAGCGAAAAAAGTCGCTGTCAAAGTCCTGGTACGGGATGATAAAAGACAGTACGCGACGGACGACATGTTCCGGCCGCCGTTCGCTTACAACATGATGCTACCGGCGTACAGTCTCCATTTCCCGACCAGGCCTTACCCTGGACCGTTTTACGGCGGCATGTTATGCGTGGAGGGAAAATACTGAAACCAGAGAAACTCgagaataaaataataaaacacgAACTGATCTTTGAAACTCAAAACACTCCTAATTTAATTAGAGCATCGCTGTCGGAGTCTTCGCTCTCTGTATAGCTTGTGTGATCTATGGGTGGTCACAGAAAAATACTGAACCCCGTTGTCGATGTGTCTCATTTTGATGTTATCGTGAAAAATACTGGTACATGGTGTATGTACATATGCTGACAAGGACTTTGTCGTGTGATGTGTTGTCTCTTTTGCTGGTGTACGTAAAGCCTGTTGACAATGCATTGGACCAAGCCGCCGACTCTCGATGTTGACATATTGTAAAATTCAGAGAGAAAAGAATGGAGCCCTTGACTTGCTGCGTGTCGTCACACACGCAACGTGTTCGCTTCGTAGCGGGACTGAATCATTCGATAAAGGAAGCGAGCCTTGTTGCTTGAAAGGTAAATAATCTTATTTTCGTATGGAAAAAAAAGGTCGTTGATTAGGACTCTGAAGCGAAGTTTTAGAGCTGTTTTCTGATAGGATGACGGGGAAAAGGTTCCCGATAAAAAAACTGTATGCTGAGCCTGTCATGAGTAGTGTTTCTGAAAGCCAGGAAGGAACAATAATGAGGAAGTAAACCTCTAAAAAACTGGCACCGtgaacaagagaaaaaaaagacTACTTTTTCAGCTAACCACCGGCACTTCTTTTGTGTGTTATGTCCATTTCTGAGATTATGTATGTTTCAGATTAAAGTTAAATGGATTATAGATTTATTTGAAATCCTCTATATTTTTTCGCCTCAGTTGTCAGTTTATCCATTGGATAGTGGCTCTGACGTTTCTCAGAAATCGAATCTGGCTAATTCAGCTTCCCTGTGGTTGTTTgtctatttcatattcattgtttaaaatgttgCTTAAAATGCATTTAATTGTGCAATGCTATCGGTGACGGCTGTTTCCTGCAGAGTAATTACTTGACTAATTTATTCTGTGGTATCAAGATTATCACCTAGATTAGTAAAACATCGTACATGATGGGAAGATTCTTCCGACAAGTTATCAAACCTAGAGCAGCCATGGTATCCAGAGCAAAAAAAAATGTCCATGCATCATGACTATAGTATGTGTGAATTTCAAACTCTTTAATGCGCAGTGTTGGTTTCTATATCAGCATGAAACCACATGAATACTAAATCAGCTGGGAACGCGTCTattatacagaaaaaaatcatacttGTGTGGAGATATCATGATTGTCGCTGAGATTCTAACTTATGATGTATAGTTGTTGCAaataagaaatgaaaaatatatatctcaGCGAGAAAATAGTCTTTCATTTCGTGtccattttaaaataaaaactaaAACTTTTCGCGATCAACAAACATCCTGTCGGCTTTCTGCGTATCTTTCCATCACTTCTCAGAATGATGGccaaaaatgttatattttgttcaaaattcattaaaaacaatCACTACTGAGTGTCTACTGGGATAGGAAGAAAATGTGTTGCCGAGGAAAAAAGctcagaaaaacagaaaaatgataAGCTATTTTCTAGTTGTTCTTTTTATCAGCATTTCATTTGATTAGGGAATATCATTTGAATTATTATAATTGTTAATAACTGAGCTAAGAAGTTATTATAATCATGGAATTACAAACTCAAAATCAAAGGAAAACTTTGGAGACATTAATTTTAGACGATGCTTGCGTGCCCAACAAGTTGAGAGACGCAAAACGCTTCGGGAAGCTAACCATTGCCTTGACTCGTAAAAGTCGGCGTCGGTTTGAAAGTGGTATTTCCTTGAAATTATACAAAGGAATCTTTCTCCCGAGTTGTTTGTTGCTATTGTCAACCAGTTTAGCTAGGAGGTAAAGAGAGAGATGGGGAGAGGAAAAAACCCCGAAGTGTAACACTGTTGAGAAAATTAAATTAGACTCCTTAATCCGCTGAACGAGGTACGCGGACTAGCACATGCAGTTTTCAATAGCCAACTTAAGTCTGATTTGCTGTGCCTACAAAGGCAGTACAACTTGCTCGCTCCGGTGTCTTTTGTTGGGGCAGGAAAATAACATTAGCGGAGCGCAGTGTGTACATTAGCGCTTTTAATAACGGATTCGGTGTTAATATTGTGGGCATATGCCGGTATCAAAGCCCCGGTGTAACAATGAATCGCAAACGATGCTAGTACATGTATTAATTTCAATATAACTTTTCTTGCTCGCCTTTCCTATTCTTTCTACGGTGTGCCCGTCAGTGTCGGGCGCTGAACCTGTCCTCGGGTGTGTTTTCGGTAGTTGTAACAAGTATTTGATTACATGTTTCAACCTACTGCTCGCAGATCGCCAGCGCGATAGCGGCGCCGGTAGCTATCTCCCGTAGGATGGGTTAATTGCGAGGCCCATCTCTCTCACTTTGGCAGCCGTTCCAATGTTGAAATTTACTTAGTTTCTCGATTTTCCTTTCAAGGTGTGATGTTCACACCAAGTCAGTAGACTCATCGAGTAACCGGCAGAACGCAAGTCATCAAATTGCAACAGAGAGAATTTTCTGTTCCAGATGTTGTTTGGGAAGTATCTGGCACAATATCGACGCGGCGGGACCAGTCGGCAGTTCTTGCTGAGAGTGCCCGATCCACCGGTAGCGATGGTCGCCTAGCGTGTTGTTCTAATGACTAGATGTACTTTTGAAATTGCTAAACCGCTTTTAAGGCATCGGTGTAGACAGGCTTTTAGTAATCGCTTAACCATCTTTGTCTGGAGGCGTCCATGTGAAATGTTGAAGGCAAATTAGAGCCGAGAAGCACAAACCAACAGACCGCCGCTTTTGCTGGATTGGAGTCCGACAAAATTATTCTTTATGTGGCTAAATTCGTTATTAATAACGCTTCAATGACTTATTCGATGTCGATTAAAAACCCGCTGCGGTTTGGGAAAACCGTTCCCTCTGAGATTGCCCAGTAATATCACCCTACCTATATCCATCATGTTAAAGTTTTTGCGCACagtttcacttttttgtttatCATCGTCCTCAGAGAATGACGTCATCTAGAAAAGTACACGCCGCAATTTTGAAGTAAAAGTTCGGAAAATTGGAATATTTTCGTTGTAGGTTAAATAATAAGGACATAAAACCCATCACTAGGCTATATTGCTACAGAGCAAATATTTGTCGAccatgaaaatgtcattttcagaaAGAGTTCTTTCGAAATAATCGATTTGAAATTATCAACGTTGATATCATAAGAGTTATATGTACAAAGCCAAAATCTAACTTAACAATAACTCAAATCACATTTTGCCATCGGTTGCCCAACACTTTGGTCGCTGTCACTAACTGTGGACATCAAGCAGACGGTAAGATAGTCTATGAATATCCACGAATAATCTTAAACACTTATATGCAGCTTCTTTATTGCTTGCTAACTTTAGCTTTTTTTTGCTTCCAAAGTTACCGCAGCGTTTCTATAAAAATGGCACAATGTCTCCCTCAAGAATGGTCTATCGTGGTTGTCGGGAAAAAATCCGTTTGACTTAGGAAATGCCCGTCGAAAGTTTGACAAACCGTACATTTTCAGTCATTCTGCGTCCTCATCTAGAGCCTATGTTGCTCCGTAATGGTATAGGCTCTTGTTATAACCACACTGCAGAACACATTCAATACATTATGAAAATGCAAACAGATCTgtacattacattttttgtacataatCCTGTTCATTTCCCGACAATCCAAACAATGTCTGGTGTTACAGGAACGCTTACCAGGAAGGATTTAAAACATATCTCTgaaccaaaacaacaaaactttaGTGGACAATATGTATGCTATTTTCACATCAGATaacgtcatatatatatatatatatatatatatatatatatatatatatatatatatatatatatatatatatatatatattatatatatatatatatatatatatatgtggtgtgtgtgtgtgtgtgtgtgtgtgtgtgtgtgtgtgtgtgtaagctGACGATTCAAAACGGCAAGGGTTAAGTTGttgttaaaaaaatatgttaaaacGAGGCAAAGTGAACCATTCTTAAAGAAAAAGGAGTGGTCTCGAACGAAAAATATTGTCACTTTAAAATCAAGGCTGATGTAATCACAGCGTAATTACGATATCATTTTTATCTGTTGTAGGCTCTTCAAACAAAGACTACATCACTCAGCAGTCCTTTTGTTATTGCAATTGCATAAAGTAATTATTCGatgatttatttcagttaattaaACATTGTTGACTGAGTAATTGAACGCTCTTAAAGGTAAAATAAAACGCCAGCCTCAAGAGCTTTTGAAATCGATGTCCCAATGACAATTAATACGTCAGATGCATTATAATCAGTTTCGCCTGcttgattattattttttttctcaatttgtgTTTCGTAATGTGGTGTTTTAGTATAATTTGATAACTATACTGTCTGTCAGTGAACCCCCGTGGGGTTGCATTAGAAGCGCATCTACAAAATCTTTAAAGGAGCAGAGCGTGCGTGATCGAGTCGAGAGAGTGCTAAGTGTCGAATCCGTGACGTCGTTGAACGCTTCGGTACTACCTTTTTACGGCAAAGAGCGGTCGTAACCTCCAACACTTTATGATACTTTCCCCGGGTCTTGGAAACCGAGTGCGCCGAAGAACACTCACGCCGAAATCTGTTTCCAATTGATAATGCGGATGGCATGAAAAATTCGTGTGTGTGTGACTGATGTCATGCGTGAGATTGTGCCATTTCGCGAGTGAAGGAGGATCACGCGAGAAGTGCCTTGGCGGAGTCATTTGCACGAAGTGGCGATAAAATATGCGGGGCTGATGCTCTGTAATGAGCCGTGACATCcgaattaaaatatacaaaaaaagtTAAATGGCATTG of the Ptychodera flava strain L36383 chromosome 20, AS_Pfla_20210202, whole genome shotgun sequence genome contains:
- the LOC139120399 gene encoding homeobox protein zampogna-like; its protein translation is MMHSSQTSLTPFSIKDILTKEVSTAVDIYSPTQPQHLRRPLHSHRQLQQRPLPPVSPSTSPAWSAEACQLDEVTGQPPVTTPPPATRGLTPSGCPTSDSGESDNDSLPEGELEEVIDPTLRLEGKIEDSSNTLEDNDQSATQKQDDQQQPTSSSSSSKQRKKRSRAAFSHAQVFELERRFNHQRYLSGPERADLAAALKLTEQQVKIWFQNRRYKTKRRQLQAAAELSAPLAAKKVAVKVLVRDDKRQYATDDMFRPPFAYNMMLPAYSLHFPTRPYPGPFYGGMLCVEGKY